From a region of the Chroicocephalus ridibundus chromosome 8, bChrRid1.1, whole genome shotgun sequence genome:
- the C1QTNF8 gene encoding complement C1q tumor necrosis factor-related protein 8 — MSEMKMFLLLLVSTANVGAILEKGLPRREPRRLSCVRCCGPSEQPVSIISSRYTRMSSDPAYSVPKVQPTIDITILKGEKGEMGERGYPGAVGKEGERGLRGFNGRKGQKGQPGPQGHSCKQLYAAFSVGRRKPLHSSDYFQHVTFDTEFVNLYKHFNMFSGKFFCYVAGVYYFSLNVHTWNFKETYLHLMKNEKEVAILYTQPSDRSIMQSQSLMLDLQEGEEVWVRMFKRERENAIYSEESDVYIIFNGHLIKPAVE, encoded by the exons ATGAGCGAGATGAAGATGTTTCTCCTGCTCTTGGTGTCCACTGCAAACGTTGGTGCCATACTGGAAAAGGGTCTGCCGAGACGGGAGCCGCGGCGCCTCTCGTGTGTGCGATGCTGTGGGCCATCTGAGCAGCCTGTCTCCATCATCTCCTCCCGATACACAaggatgagcagtgaccctgccTATTCGGTACCCAAAGTCCAGCCCACTATAGATATCACCATCCTCAAAG GTGAGAAGGGCGAAATGGGAGAGAGAGGGTACCCCGGAGCagttgggaaggaaggagaaagggggcTACGTGGCTTTAATGGACGGAAGGGACAGAAAGGCCAGCCTGGCCCGCAAGGCCATTCCTGCAAGCAGCTCTACGCTGCTTTCTCAGTGGGTCGGAGAAAACCCCTTCATAGCTCAGACTACTTCCAGCACGTCACTTTTGACACCGAGTTTGTGAACCTCTACAAACACTTCAACATGTTCTCGGGGAAGTTCTTCTGCTATGTGGCAGGAGTCTACTACTTCAGCCTCAACGTCCACACCTGGAACTTCAAGGAGACCTACCTGCACTTGatgaagaatgagaaagaggTGGCCATCCTCTACACCCAGCCCAGTGATCGGAGCATCATGCAGAGCCAGAGCCTGATGCTGGacctgcaggaaggagaggaggtctGGGTGAGGATGTTCAAGCGGGAGCGAGAAAATGCCATCTATAGTGAGGAGTCAGATGTTTACATCATCTTCAACGGCCATTTAATCAAGCCAGCCGTAGAGTAG